A region of Rhizobium grahamii DNA encodes the following proteins:
- a CDS encoding nitrile hydratase accessory protein has protein sequence MSQCETRSPLAQSPHLPKSVDGEPVFPEPWAAEAFAMTVHLHERGLFTWSEWAETLSRELHQPGRAEDGSDYFDCWVSALSAILVLRGVADADMILDLQKSWQRAAEATPHGKPIELANDPLR, from the coding sequence TTGAGCCAGTGTGAAACGCGTTCGCCGCTCGCCCAATCACCGCATCTGCCGAAATCGGTGGATGGCGAGCCAGTGTTTCCCGAGCCTTGGGCCGCGGAAGCCTTTGCCATGACCGTGCATCTGCACGAGCGCGGTCTGTTCACATGGAGCGAATGGGCGGAAACCCTGTCGCGAGAGCTGCATCAGCCCGGCCGCGCCGAAGATGGAAGCGATTATTTCGATTGCTGGGTCTCAGCGCTTTCTGCGATCCTGGTTCTGCGCGGCGTTGCTGACGCTGACATGATCCTCGATCTGCAGAAGAGCTGGCAGCGGGCAGCGGAGGCGACACCGCACGGCAAGCCGATCGAGCTTGCCAACGATCCGCTGCGCTGA